Proteins encoded by one window of Leptolyngbyaceae cyanobacterium:
- a CDS encoding pentapeptide repeat-containing protein: MQVEEFLKEYAQGTRDFTGVNLSEANLSGVNLSGANLSEANLSISNLSGANLSDANLSQAKLNVARLSGANLTNANLSGAILNVANLVRADLGGAQLKQAALIRAELIRADLSGADLSGANLTGADLGEARLRLATLIGANLSETNLRGTCFNFANLEQANLHGADLSRADLSGADLRGAELRQAYLGLADLSGADLSGANLRWADLSSVNLRWANLNEAKLSGANLSGADLSDANLLNTSLVHADLTQANLIRADWVGADLTGATLTGAKLYAVSRFGLKTEGMNCDWLDLSPEGDRSQIYRLTPEEARKFFHQTLPTLRIIVDCPLDQEANFALASIYYQFAQEYASLSRPASIEVGERRTTITLKTDSDRELFPIAFVAISPFDDAASTQTNITTLLQMIQNQELTNIDGWEKEQLYQISTEIIDALERLQKNKLFKSFPRNIRKGTFFKAPTRTILSNSSDQPLNVYYHPNFGKRLMISSTAANKKIVINQKSISLPSANVICEFIKDFS; the protein is encoded by the coding sequence ATGCAAGTAGAAGAATTTCTGAAAGAATACGCTCAAGGAACCAGAGATTTTACTGGTGTCAACCTAAGTGAAGCCAATCTGAGTGGCGTTAACTTGAGCGGAGCCAATTTAAGCGAAGCCAATCTCAGCATCTCCAATCTCAGCGGTGCTAACCTCAGCGATGCAAATCTTTCTCAAGCAAAACTCAACGTAGCCAGACTCAGCGGCGCTAATCTTACTAATGCTAATTTAAGCGGAGCTATCCTCAACGTAGCTAATTTGGTACGGGCGGATTTGGGAGGCGCACAACTCAAACAAGCCGCGCTGATCAGAGCAGAACTAATTCGGGCCGATCTGAGCGGTGCCGATTTGAGCGGTGCTAATCTGACCGGTGCTGATTTAGGAGAAGCGAGATTGAGATTAGCTACTTTAATTGGCGCTAATTTAAGCGAAACTAATCTCAGAGGCACCTGCTTCAATTTTGCTAACTTGGAACAGGCCAACTTGCATGGGGCAGACTTGAGTCGGGCAGATTTAAGCGGGGCTGACTTACGGGGTGCAGAACTCAGACAAGCTTATCTCGGTTTAGCAGATCTCAGCGGTGCGGACTTGAGCGGTGCGAATTTGAGATGGGCCGATCTGAGCAGCGTTAATCTCAGATGGGCAAACCTCAACGAAGCTAAGTTAAGCGGGGCAAATTTGAGCGGTGCAGACTTAAGCGATGCTAACTTATTGAATACTAGTTTGGTACACGCCGATTTGACTCAAGCTAATTTGATTCGGGCAGATTGGGTGGGTGCTGATTTAACGGGTGCTACTTTAACTGGAGCTAAACTCTATGCGGTGTCTCGTTTTGGCTTGAAAACTGAGGGTATGAACTGTGATTGGTTAGACCTCAGTCCGGAAGGCGATCGCAGCCAAATATATCGCCTCACTCCCGAAGAAGCAAGAAAGTTTTTCCATCAAACATTACCTACTCTGCGAATTATCGTGGATTGTCCGTTAGACCAGGAAGCTAACTTTGCTTTAGCCAGCATCTACTATCAGTTCGCTCAAGAATATGCCAGCCTCAGTCGGCCAGCCAGCATCGAAGTAGGCGAGCGCAGAACTACCATTACACTGAAAACCGATAGCGATCGAGAATTATTTCCGATCGCTTTTGTCGCGATTTCTCCCTTTGACGATGCTGCTTCTACTCAGACAAATATTACTACTTTACTCCAAATGATTCAAAATCAAGAACTAACCAATATCGATGGATGGGAAAAAGAACAACTTTACCAAATTAGTACGGAAATCATTGACGCGCTCGAGCGGCTCCAAAAAAATAAACTTTTTAAATCGTTTCCTAGAAACATCAGAAAAGGCACGTTTTTTAAAGCTCCCACCCGTACCATATTAAGCAACTCCAGCGACCAACCTTTGAATGTTTACTACCATCCAAATTTTGGTAAAAGACTTATGATTTCTTCGACAGCAGCTAATAAGAAAATCGTGATAAATCAGAAAAGTATTTCCTTACCTTCTGCCAATGTAATTTGTGAATTCATTAAAGATTTTTCTTAA